One genomic segment of Vulpes vulpes isolate BD-2025 chromosome 2, VulVul3, whole genome shotgun sequence includes these proteins:
- the RPL38 gene encoding large ribosomal subunit protein eL38: MPRKIEEIKDFLLTARRKDAKSVKIKKNKDNVKFKVRCSRYLYTLVITDKEKAEKLKQSLPPGLAVKELK; encoded by the exons ATG CCTCGCAAAATCGAGGAAATCAAGGACTTCTTGCTGACGGCCCGGCGGAAGGACGCCAAAT CCGTCAAGATCAAGAAGAATAAGGATAATGTGAAGTTTAAAGTTCGATGCAGTCGATATCTTTATACTTTGGTCATCACAgacaaagagaaggcagagaaactcaagcagtCTCTGCCCCCAG GTTTGGCAGTGAAGGAGCTAAAATGA